In Pseudoalteromonas sp. MM1, a single window of DNA contains:
- the chrA gene encoding chromate efflux transporter: MLVAIFRQFFLLGCMSFGGPAAHLGYFKRHFVDTLNWLTDTRYAQLISLSQALPGPGSSQVGFAIGVERAGLLGGITAFIAFTLPSFLIMLLLAVSAHQFDAVYFAVIAGLKLFAVVIVADATLGMAKSFCTNYVLKLLAVLSTLALILMPMLSTQIAILVIAATVGTIWPMLKLAQSNTPSTNKSKVNWIALSIFVLLLAVSFIPLGQNANVFAAFYQAGAMVFGGGHVVLPILQAGLPTLSDDQFLSAYASAQAIPGPMFTIATYLGAQLTTEQPLIGAIVATLLIFTPGFLLMLAFQKSWLNLANKPRFASSIAALNAAVVGFLAAALYSPIWTSAVHNLWQVALVIAAFAWLRMKKPPIWWLLALFISVGLVQHYLPLL; this comes from the coding sequence ATGTTAGTCGCTATTTTTAGACAGTTTTTTTTACTTGGCTGCATGAGTTTTGGTGGCCCTGCCGCACATTTAGGCTATTTTAAACGCCACTTTGTAGATACATTAAATTGGTTAACCGATACTCGCTATGCCCAATTAATTAGTTTAAGCCAAGCATTGCCAGGGCCAGGCTCTAGCCAAGTTGGGTTTGCTATAGGCGTAGAACGAGCAGGCCTATTAGGGGGTATTACCGCATTTATTGCATTCACCCTCCCTTCTTTTTTAATCATGTTATTACTAGCTGTAAGTGCACATCAATTTGACGCTGTTTATTTTGCGGTTATTGCGGGATTAAAGTTATTTGCAGTGGTTATTGTGGCCGATGCCACATTGGGCATGGCTAAAAGCTTTTGTACTAATTATGTTTTAAAGCTATTAGCAGTACTAAGCACATTGGCGCTAATACTTATGCCTATGCTGAGCACACAAATAGCTATTTTAGTTATTGCAGCCACCGTTGGCACTATTTGGCCTATGCTCAAACTTGCTCAATCAAATACCCCTAGTACTAATAAAAGTAAGGTAAATTGGATTGCTTTAAGCATATTTGTACTCTTACTAGCTGTTAGCTTTATACCTTTAGGTCAAAATGCCAATGTGTTTGCTGCTTTTTATCAGGCCGGTGCAATGGTGTTTGGTGGCGGACACGTTGTATTGCCAATACTACAAGCGGGCTTACCCACACTAAGCGACGATCAATTTTTAAGTGCATATGCCAGTGCTCAAGCAATTCCAGGCCCCATGTTTACAATAGCCACTTACCTAGGCGCGCAACTCACTACAGAGCAGCCATTAATAGGGGCCATAGTTGCAACCCTACTTATTTTTACACCGGGCTTTTTATTAATGCTGGCGTTTCAAAAAAGCTGGTTAAATTTGGCTAACAAGCCGCGTTTTGCAAGCTCTATTGCCGCGCTTAACGCTGCCGTAGTTGGCTTTTTAGCGGCGGCGTTGTACTCGCCTATTTGGACATCAGCCGTTCACAACCTATGGCAGGTTGCACTGGTTATTGCAGCTTTTGCATGGCTAAGAATGAAAAAGCCACCTATTTGGTGGCTATTAGCTTTATTTATTAGTGTGGGCCTTGTTCAGCACTATTTGCCATTACTTTAA